The window GCCGAACGGGAACAGCAGCAGGAACGCGACCAGCAGGCCCACGGCAATGTCGCTGCGTTCGCGCATCAGGCTTCGACCACGAGCGGCGTGCCCGTCCCCTTCGCCTGGCACGCGAGCACATAGCCTTGCGCCTTGTCGGCGGGCGCAAGGCCGGATTCGACCTCCATCGTCACTTCGCCCTGCAGCAGCTTGACCACGCAGGCGCCGCATGTGCCCGCACGGCATGCATAGGGGATCTCGACGCCCGCGCCCTCGGCCGCCTCCAGCACGGTCTCGTCCGCGGGCAAGGCCGCCGACACCCCCGACACGGAGAAGGTCACCGTGCTCGGCGCCACCTCGGCGCTCGGGGCCGGCTTATCCGCTGGCGGGGGCGCGGGCTTGACCTCGAGATCCTCGTGGTCGGCCGGCAGCGAGGCCGGACCGAACGCCTCGGTGTGCAGCTGCGCGTCGGGGACGCCGAGTTCCGCCAGCACGCCGCGCATCGCGCCCATCATCGCCGGCGGGCCGCACATATGGATGCGCCGGCTCGCGATCTCCGGCACCGCGGCCAGGATCATCTCGCGCGTGATCGGCCCTTCGGGGCCCATCCAGACGGTGCCGGGCGCGCGCTGCATCGCGGCGACGACATGGAGGTTGGGAAAACGGCGTTCGAGCCGCTCGAGCTCGTCGCGGAACACGAATTCCTCGGTCGACCGTGCGCCGTAGAAGAAGAAGATATCACCCTTCCACGCGGTGTCGGTGAGATAGCGCAGCACCGACATCATCGGGGTGATGCCGACCCCGCCCGCGATCAGCACGATGCTCTGGGCATCCGTTCCCGTGAAGGTGAAGGCGCCGAACGGTCCGCTGACCTTCAGCAGATCGTCGGCGACGACCTTGTCGTGCAGGTATCGCGAGACCACGCCCTGCTCCTCGCGCTTGACCGTCAGTTCGACATAGGCCCGCTGGGTCGGCGAAGAGGCGATCGTGTAGGAACGGCGCGCGGTCTTGCCCGCTTCGGGCTCTACCTCGACCTGCAGGAACTGGCCCGGCAGGAAGTCGAACGGCAGCCGGTCGGCGGTCGGGTCCGCGAGCCGGAAGGTCAGCACGCTCGGCGTCTCTCGCACGATCTGGACCACGCGCAGCTGCCCCGCCCAGCTTTTGGGCTTGCGCAGCGACGCCCCAGCGGGTGCGGCCGCATTGCTCGGCGCGAGCCCGGCGCTGTCGGCAACGGGTGCAGGCGCGGGCGCAACCCTGGTAGCGGGAGGGGCAGCCTTCGGCTCCGGCTTTGCTGGAACCTTGGCGGTGGCGACACCGCCGGCGATCGCCCCGATCCGCCGCAGGCGGAAGATCTGCAGCGCGATAAGCGTGGCGCTCACCAGCCCCAGGAACAGCATGAGAAGGAGGTGCGAGGGCGAGATGCCGAACCAGTGATCGGCATGGCCGGGCGCGGCCTGGTCGATGTCGAGCTGATCGCGCAGCCAGGCAAGCCCGACCTCCCGGGGCGGCTGCAAGCCCCCGATCGCGCCCTGCGCGGCGGTGCCGGAGCGGAACAGGTCGGTTCCCTCGCGCAGGCGCCGCGCCGCATCGAGCCGGGCCGAGACCGTGGTCGCACGCGCGCCGTCGGCCGAGGCGGCGTTGATCATCGCCAGACCCGTGCTTACCCGTTCGCCGGCCTGCGCAGCGACCCGCTGCCTTGCCGCTTCGTCAAGCGCGGGAAAGGCGAGCAGCTGCGAGATGAAGCCGGTCCGGCGCGATTCGTGGCCGTGCTCATTCTCCCCTTCCCCATTGATCATGCGATCCATCATGGGGTTCATCATCTTCGCCATGTCCGACGACCCCGGCTCTGCCGGTGCGGACATGCCCCCGCCGGCCGGCATGCCTGCGCCATGATGCGCGGCATGATCCTCGCCCTCCTGCGCGCCCGCGCTCGCGGACAGGCTGAGAGCGATTGCGCAGCCGAGGCTCAAGCGTCGAAGGCTGATCCGCCTGGACATCCTCATCCCCTTAGTGTGCGAGCCTACATATCCTTCATCGGCATCGCCGCATTGCCCGGCGCGGGATCGGGTGCCGGCGCGGTCTGGTTGCCGGCCCCGGCGCGCATCGCGTCATGGTCCATCGCCTGACGGTGATGCCGCTCCATCTCGGCC of the Sphingobium sp. WTD-1 genome contains:
- a CDS encoding 2Fe-2S iron-sulfur cluster-binding protein: MSRRISLRRLSLGCAIALSLSASAGAQEGEDHAAHHGAGMPAGGGMSAPAEPGSSDMAKMMNPMMDRMINGEGENEHGHESRRTGFISQLLAFPALDEAARQRVAAQAGERVSTGLAMINAASADGARATTVSARLDAARRLREGTDLFRSGTAAQGAIGGLQPPREVGLAWLRDQLDIDQAAPGHADHWFGISPSHLLLMLFLGLVSATLIALQIFRLRRIGAIAGGVATAKVPAKPEPKAAPPATRVAPAPAPVADSAGLAPSNAAAPAGASLRKPKSWAGQLRVVQIVRETPSVLTFRLADPTADRLPFDFLPGQFLQVEVEPEAGKTARRSYTIASSPTQRAYVELTVKREEQGVVSRYLHDKVVADDLLKVSGPFGAFTFTGTDAQSIVLIAGGVGITPMMSVLRYLTDTAWKGDIFFFYGARSTEEFVFRDELERLERRFPNLHVVAAMQRAPGTVWMGPEGPITREMILAAVPEIASRRIHMCGPPAMMGAMRGVLAELGVPDAQLHTEAFGPASLPADHEDLEVKPAPPPADKPAPSAEVAPSTVTFSVSGVSAALPADETVLEAAEGAGVEIPYACRAGTCGACVVKLLQGEVTMEVESGLAPADKAQGYVLACQAKGTGTPLVVEA